One window of Azospirillaceae bacterium genomic DNA carries:
- a CDS encoding MmgE/PrpD family protein, whose product MPTIDRRSLLGASGLAVASLAAPAAMGQTAPAPGPDKGKDGAPPPKVTEILARYIVDARFEDLSANVRREGARTLLNWVGVAIGGSRHETVEIAVSALAPFSGPAQASLFGRKERFDIMNAAFLNGVSSHIFDYDDTHLKTIIHPAGPVASAILAYAEMHPVNGRDFLNALVLGVETECRIGNAVYPNHYDAGWHITGTAGVFGAAAAVSKLMGLDVQKTVWALGLAASQPVGFRESFGSMNKSFNPGRAASNGLFAAILAQKGYTSSDAMIEAKRGWANTISTKQDYAEILDGLGQRYEAALNTYKPFACGIVMHPAIDAAIQLRNENKLTPDQIDHIDMQVHPLVLELTGKTAPNTGLEGKFSIYHAVAVAVVQGAGGEKQFSDPAVRDPAVVALRAKVKPVVTPGIRPEQVDMTIALKDGRTLHRHIDHAIGSLEKPMSDDDLARKFTDLADGILPADRIRHVMELCRTVESLPDAAAITRAGALA is encoded by the coding sequence ATGCCGACGATCGACCGCCGTTCCCTGCTGGGGGCCTCCGGCCTCGCCGTCGCCTCTCTGGCCGCCCCCGCCGCCATGGGACAGACCGCACCGGCGCCCGGCCCGGACAAAGGCAAGGACGGCGCGCCGCCGCCCAAGGTGACGGAGATCCTGGCGCGTTACATCGTCGATGCCAGGTTCGAGGACCTGTCGGCCAATGTGCGGCGCGAGGGGGCCCGCACCCTGCTGAACTGGGTGGGGGTGGCCATCGGCGGATCGCGCCATGAGACGGTGGAGATCGCGGTGTCGGCCCTGGCACCCTTCTCCGGCCCGGCGCAGGCCTCATTGTTCGGCCGCAAGGAACGGTTCGACATCATGAACGCCGCCTTCCTCAACGGCGTCTCCAGCCACATCTTCGACTATGACGACACCCACCTGAAGACCATCATCCACCCGGCGGGCCCCGTCGCTTCCGCCATCCTGGCCTATGCCGAGATGCACCCGGTGAATGGGCGTGATTTCCTGAACGCCCTGGTGCTGGGCGTGGAAACCGAATGCCGTATCGGCAACGCCGTCTACCCCAACCATTACGACGCTGGCTGGCACATCACCGGCACCGCCGGCGTCTTCGGCGCGGCGGCGGCGGTGTCCAAGCTGATGGGCCTGGATGTGCAAAAGACGGTGTGGGCGCTGGGCCTGGCGGCATCCCAGCCCGTGGGCTTCCGCGAAAGCTTCGGGTCCATGAACAAAAGCTTCAACCCCGGCCGGGCGGCGTCCAACGGCCTGTTCGCCGCCATCCTGGCGCAGAAAGGCTACACCAGTTCCGACGCCATGATCGAGGCCAAGCGCGGCTGGGCTAATACCATCTCCACCAAGCAGGATTATGCCGAGATCCTGGACGGCCTGGGCCAGCGCTATGAGGCGGCGTTGAACACCTACAAGCCCTTCGCCTGTGGCATTGTCATGCACCCCGCCATCGACGCCGCCATCCAGCTGCGGAACGAGAACAAGCTGACGCCCGACCAGATCGACCATATCGACATGCAGGTGCACCCGCTGGTGCTGGAACTGACCGGCAAGACCGCCCCTAACACCGGGCTGGAGGGCAAGTTCAGCATCTATCACGCCGTGGCGGTGGCCGTCGTCCAGGGGGCGGGCGGCGAAAAGCAGTTCTCCGACCCGGCGGTGCGCGACCCGGCGGTGGTGGCGTTGCGCGCCAAGGTGAAGCCCGTGGTCACCCCCGGCATCAGGCCGGAACAGGTGGATATGACCATCGCGCTGAAGGACGGCCGCACCCTGCACCGCCATATCGACCACGCCATCGGCAGCCTGGAAAAACCCATGAGTGATGACGATTTGGCGCGCAAGTTCACCGACCTGGCCGACGGCATCCTGCCGGCCGACCGCATCCGCCATGTGATGGAACTGTGCCGCACGGTGGAGAGCCTGCCCGACGCGGCGGCGATCACACGGGCCGGTGCGCTGGCCTGA
- a CDS encoding N-acetyltransferase: protein MSIICSCPCAIASIEAALSRYGPPITNEAITIRVEGPEDAALITDVIKRAYQDVPYSDQREYLMVSRLRGGRGYIRELSLLAEVNGQAVGHVLLTAVIIRGPRSTAASLALAPLSVVPEFQRQGVGRRLVAEAHRRARGLGFGSVIVIGPSAYYPRFGYEPLDRYPITLPFAVPERNRMIAALTPDGLAGVSGMVEYAPEWMAGPGQNGA from the coding sequence TTGTCCATCATCTGCAGTTGTCCATGCGCAATCGCGTCCATTGAGGCCGCGTTGTCACGGTACGGGCCTCCGATAACGAACGAGGCGATAACCATCCGGGTCGAAGGTCCGGAGGATGCGGCGCTTATCACCGATGTGATCAAGCGCGCCTATCAGGACGTGCCCTACAGCGACCAGCGGGAATATCTGATGGTCTCGCGGTTGCGGGGCGGGCGTGGTTATATCCGTGAATTGTCTTTGCTGGCGGAGGTCAATGGACAGGCCGTGGGCCATGTCCTGCTGACGGCAGTAATCATTCGTGGCCCACGGTCGACGGCGGCGTCCCTGGCGCTTGCCCCGCTTTCCGTGGTGCCGGAATTCCAGCGGCAAGGTGTGGGCCGCCGATTGGTGGCGGAGGCCCACCGACGGGCCCGGGGCCTGGGTTTCGGCTCCGTCATCGTGATCGGACCGTCGGCCTATTATCCGCGCTTCGGATATGAGCCGCTGGACCGCTATCCCATCACCCTTCCCTTCGCGGTGCCGGAACGCAACCGCATGATCGCGGCCCTGACGCCGGATGGTCTGGCCGGCGTCAGCGGGATGGTCGAGTATGCGCCGGAATGGATGGCGGGCCCCGGCCAGAACGGGGCGTGA
- a CDS encoding pentapeptide repeat-containing protein, with product MTIDDLEDLLSTQTVRARHFTDMDWRDQDGAECLFEECVFDGVRFTGCDFTASRFRNCRFIRCRLSHAKLRDAVFEGCAFVAEDDRTAGCTIAFSDLRAVRFDRCDLSFCTLDRCDLFEVEAQGCTFMGARFHLVEIRHALSRKQTLSRATFRDCNLELADLSRLSLVEVAITGCRLRETDLHGADLTNATLRDSDLFQAILTGARLDGADLRGAEISGLDLRLLAGFNGLKIAPDQQHVLLQATGIDVSD from the coding sequence ATGACCATCGACGACCTGGAAGACCTGCTGAGTACGCAGACCGTGCGGGCGCGGCACTTCACCGATATGGACTGGCGCGACCAGGACGGAGCGGAATGCCTGTTCGAAGAGTGCGTCTTCGACGGCGTGCGCTTCACGGGGTGCGACTTCACCGCCAGCCGGTTCCGCAACTGCCGCTTCATCCGCTGCCGCCTGTCACATGCCAAGCTGCGCGACGCGGTGTTCGAGGGCTGTGCCTTCGTGGCCGAGGATGACCGGACGGCGGGGTGCACCATCGCCTTCAGCGACCTGCGCGCCGTCCGGTTCGACCGGTGCGACCTGTCGTTCTGCACCCTGGACCGGTGCGACCTGTTCGAGGTGGAGGCCCAGGGCTGCACCTTCATGGGCGCCCGCTTCCACCTGGTGGAAATCCGCCACGCCCTCAGCCGCAAGCAGACCCTGTCCCGCGCCACCTTCCGCGACTGCAACCTGGAACTGGCCGACCTGTCGCGGCTGTCTTTGGTCGAGGTGGCGATCACCGGATGCCGCCTGCGCGAGACCGACCTGCACGGTGCCGACCTGACGAACGCGACCTTGCGGGACAGCGACCTGTTCCAGGCCATCCTGACGGGGGCCAGGCTGGACGGCGCCGACCTGCGCGGGGCGGAGATCAGCGGCCTGGACCTGCGATTGCTGGCGGGCTTCAACGGTCTGAAGATCGCGCCCGACCAGCAGCATGTCCTGCTTCAGGCCACGGGCATCGACGTCAGCGACTGA
- a CDS encoding alpha/beta fold hydrolase has product MPLIALDDGCHLNYRVDGPADAQPLVLSNSLGTAIPLWEPQMARLSQRYRVIRYDSRGHGASDAPAGAYSLERLGQDVLTLLDELDIYRAHFCGLSLGGMVGQWLGANAGPRLERLVLANTAAYMGPPDGWQVRMDLVSAGGMAAVTDGVIERWFTPDFIAGHPDTIDGIRRLLLATKPQGYVGCCAVVRDMDQRPHLSGITVPHAADRRHRRPGHPAGQDPGTGGRHPRQPRGDAGRRPPDQRGTGRRLQPGAAGLPGLIFQSLTSMPVA; this is encoded by the coding sequence ATGCCATTGATAGCATTGGATGATGGCTGTCACCTCAACTACCGGGTCGATGGTCCGGCCGATGCCCAGCCCCTGGTCCTTTCCAACTCCCTGGGCACCGCCATCCCCCTTTGGGAACCGCAGATGGCGAGGCTGAGCCAGCGCTACCGGGTCATCCGCTATGACAGCCGTGGCCACGGCGCCTCCGACGCGCCGGCGGGGGCCTACAGCCTGGAACGGCTGGGTCAGGACGTGCTGACCCTGCTGGACGAACTGGACATCTACCGCGCCCATTTCTGTGGGCTGTCGCTGGGCGGCATGGTGGGGCAGTGGCTGGGCGCCAATGCCGGCCCGCGGCTGGAACGCCTGGTGCTGGCCAACACCGCCGCCTACATGGGGCCGCCGGACGGCTGGCAGGTGCGCATGGATCTGGTGTCGGCCGGCGGCATGGCGGCGGTGACGGACGGCGTGATCGAGCGCTGGTTCACCCCGGACTTCATCGCGGGGCATCCGGACACCATCGACGGCATCCGCCGGCTGCTGCTGGCGACCAAGCCGCAGGGCTATGTCGGTTGCTGCGCCGTCGTCCGCGACATGGACCAGCGCCCGCACCTGTCGGGCATCACCGTGCCGCACGCTGCTGATCGGCGGCACCGCCGACCCGGCCACCCCGCCGGCCAAGATCCAGGAACTGGCGGCCGGCATCCCCGACAACCGCGTGGTGATGCTGGACGCCGCCCACCTGACCAACGTGGCACAGGCCGACGCCTTCAACCAGGCGCTGCTGGACTTCCTGGGCTGATCTTTCAGTCGCTGACGTCGATGCCCGTGGCCTGA
- a CDS encoding rhamnan synthesis F family protein, producing the protein MYKLRVLVNWIIRQFSYRSRRLIALVADYAELLLFPPPAVPQGGNIRRRWSGGVALDGAARVAVFMHFARDDTVAPYVRYYVRKLREAGFAVVFASNTPDLSDETIAPLLPDVALAFTRENVGWDFAAYRDAIALIPDVPSREMLLITNDSVFGPLYDLPPLIAKADPREADVWGSTDSWERHYHLQSFFLLFHQKALRNKAFQEFWRGVRHFRRKHWIIEKYEIGLTRTLQSHGLRCKALFPYDSVTAAFMRGAGLPPAKAEIGGDRAERELDNYIRMLARRIREATPINQTHFFWYELTVSMGFPFIKRELLQKNPAKIPNIAGWERVISSVSTYDPALIHEHLANQ; encoded by the coding sequence ATGTATAAGTTACGTGTTCTAGTCAATTGGATTATCAGGCAGTTCTCCTATCGAAGCCGCCGCCTGATAGCGCTTGTCGCCGACTATGCCGAATTGCTGCTTTTCCCGCCCCCCGCCGTGCCCCAAGGCGGCAACATCCGGCGGCGATGGTCGGGCGGGGTCGCCCTGGACGGTGCGGCGCGGGTGGCCGTCTTCATGCACTTCGCCCGTGACGACACCGTGGCGCCCTATGTCCGCTACTATGTGCGCAAGCTGCGTGAGGCTGGCTTCGCGGTGGTGTTCGCCAGCAACACGCCGGATCTCAGCGATGAGACCATCGCGCCGCTGTTGCCCGATGTCGCCCTGGCGTTCACGCGTGAGAATGTGGGCTGGGATTTCGCCGCCTATCGCGACGCCATCGCGTTGATCCCCGATGTGCCATCGCGGGAAATGCTTTTGATCACCAACGACAGCGTGTTCGGCCCCCTCTACGATCTGCCGCCCCTGATCGCCAAGGCGGACCCGCGCGAGGCCGATGTCTGGGGCAGTACCGACAGCTGGGAACGGCATTACCACCTGCAGAGCTTCTTTCTGCTGTTTCATCAGAAGGCGCTGCGGAACAAGGCGTTTCAGGAGTTCTGGAGGGGTGTCCGTCATTTCCGGCGCAAGCACTGGATCATCGAGAAATACGAGATCGGCCTGACCCGCACGTTGCAAAGCCATGGCCTGCGCTGCAAGGCCCTGTTCCCCTATGACAGCGTCACCGCCGCCTTCATGCGTGGTGCGGGCCTGCCACCGGCCAAGGCGGAGATCGGCGGCGACCGCGCGGAGCGTGAACTGGATAATTACATCAGGATGCTGGCCCGGCGTATCCGTGAAGCCACCCCTATTAATCAAACGCATTTCTTCTGGTATGAATTGACGGTCTCCATGGGGTTTCCTTTCATCAAGCGCGAACTATTGCAGAAAAACCCGGCCAAAATACCGAACATCGCCGGCTGGGAGCGGGTGATATCCTCAGTCTCCACTTACGATCCTGCGTTGATCCATGAGCATCTTGCCAACCAATAG
- a CDS encoding rhamnan synthesis F family protein, which translates to MSNIFSGLIRKVSRFSLAAIDLTDLAIAQARPLLGARAPVKERLLGDRPLEGARKVAVFNHFDSRGVVHDYVVYFVKHLADAGYAVIFASNCPKLSEEQTAKVRPYVSRVLKRRNLGWDFGAFKDAIDVIPDPAALEHLLITNDSIYGPLQDLSEVISKADPEVASIWGLTDNWDQQFHLQSYFLIFHQAALQHPSFGRFWQKVRYYRRKRWVIRDYEIGLTRYFLRAGLHCRALLPYRSLIAELAQPLEVVVPERDKSPVAGYLRLVKSSLHNGTPLNQTHYFWDYLITTKLCPFIKRDLLQRNPVGVPYVQRWEEVVRSASTYDTSMIVHHLQLSMRNRVH; encoded by the coding sequence ATGTCGAATATATTCTCAGGGCTTATCCGCAAGGTGTCGCGTTTCTCGCTGGCGGCTATCGACCTAACGGATCTCGCCATCGCACAGGCTCGCCCCCTGCTCGGGGCCCGTGCGCCGGTCAAGGAACGCCTATTGGGCGACCGCCCCTTGGAAGGGGCGCGCAAGGTCGCGGTTTTTAACCATTTCGACTCGCGTGGCGTGGTTCACGATTACGTCGTCTATTTCGTCAAGCACCTCGCCGATGCGGGTTATGCGGTCATCTTCGCCAGCAACTGTCCCAAGCTATCGGAAGAACAGACGGCCAAGGTGAGGCCATATGTCTCCCGGGTCTTGAAGCGCCGCAATCTCGGGTGGGATTTTGGCGCGTTCAAGGATGCCATTGACGTCATCCCGGATCCCGCTGCATTGGAGCACCTGCTGATTACCAATGACAGCATCTATGGCCCCTTGCAGGATTTGAGTGAGGTCATCAGCAAGGCTGATCCGGAGGTCGCCAGCATATGGGGCCTTACGGACAATTGGGACCAGCAGTTCCACCTGCAAAGTTACTTCCTGATCTTTCACCAGGCCGCACTTCAGCATCCGAGCTTCGGCAGGTTCTGGCAGAAAGTTCGTTATTACCGGCGGAAACGTTGGGTCATCCGCGATTATGAGATCGGATTGACCCGCTATTTCCTGCGCGCAGGCTTGCATTGCCGGGCTTTGCTGCCTTACCGCAGCTTAATTGCGGAATTGGCGCAGCCCCTGGAGGTTGTCGTTCCGGAACGGGATAAGAGTCCCGTTGCAGGTTATCTGCGGTTGGTGAAAAGCTCCTTGCATAATGGGACGCCCCTGAACCAAACGCATTATTTCTGGGATTACTTGATCACCACCAAGCTTTGCCCTTTCATCAAGCGGGATCTGCTTCAGCGCAATCCGGTGGGCGTACCTTACGTCCAGCGGTGGGAAGAGGTGGTTCGTTCCGCGTCAACCTATGACACCAGCATGATTGTCCATCATCTGCAGTTGTCCATGCGCAATCGCGTCCATTGA
- a CDS encoding HAMP domain-containing methyl-accepting chemotaxis protein, whose product MTIRTLIATCLGGVAALMLVLGAIVAVDQWRSASAAADAQGLARVMAALTRMTENLAVERGPTMLALSSDDAALVEPVRQQRAKADEVRKALVTLIANEDFDTKASLTALVATLDSRLSTLRGTADSLLARPVAQRDAKETDTYVSGMFSVMADLNGALNATIRSLLQRAPEAGHYANVAGLAWSYRDYAGRQSTLLLQAVGTAKPLTPQALQNIQIIQGHLDDLEGRLDGQLALAGTPDSLTKAAENTRQAYKAAFSVRRTQILEASAAGTPYAFDAKEYRKGSVPQLESILGIRDAAIAQAITLADAQHAAARTTLALVLALLVVAGGVLAGIVWLVGRRVTRPLSVLTGVVMKIADGDHDLAVPLTERHDEIGEMAGAIATLRSNAKQADLLAERQRADDAAKEQRGLRLEAATRDFATSIDQVVNTFSGAERSLRGAADSLTLSAGDTIALSNTVAGAADETSGNVQTVAAAAEELHQSIAEIAQQMANATRTSDAAVREASSTKQSIDGLVTAAQRIGDVVKLITDIASQTNLLALNATIEAARAGEAGKGFAVVASEVKALAGQTAKATEEIQAQVAAIQEETSRAVAAIDGITGIIATMSQITTGVASAVEEQGAATQEIARNVQQASVGTREVSSNIDGVRTAADETGNAARSVLSSSDVLGREADTLRAVVSTFVATIKAA is encoded by the coding sequence ATGACCATTCGTACCTTGATCGCAACTTGCCTGGGCGGTGTCGCCGCCCTGATGCTGGTGCTGGGCGCCATCGTGGCGGTGGACCAGTGGCGGTCGGCATCGGCCGCCGCCGACGCCCAGGGCCTGGCCCGGGTGATGGCCGCCCTGACCCGCATGACGGAGAACCTGGCGGTGGAGCGCGGCCCCACCATGCTGGCCCTGTCCAGCGACGATGCCGCCCTGGTGGAACCGGTGCGCCAGCAGCGCGCCAAGGCGGATGAGGTGCGCAAGGCCCTGGTGACCCTGATCGCCAATGAGGATTTCGACACCAAGGCGTCGTTGACGGCGCTGGTAGCCACCCTGGACAGCCGGCTGTCCACCCTGCGCGGCACCGCCGACAGCCTGCTGGCCCGGCCGGTGGCCCAGCGCGACGCCAAGGAAACCGACACTTACGTCAGCGGCATGTTCAGCGTCATGGCCGACCTGAACGGCGCCCTGAACGCCACCATCCGGTCGCTGCTGCAACGCGCGCCGGAGGCCGGGCACTATGCCAACGTCGCCGGCCTCGCCTGGTCCTACCGCGACTATGCCGGCCGCCAGTCCACCTTGCTGTTGCAGGCGGTGGGTACGGCCAAGCCGCTGACGCCGCAGGCCCTGCAGAACATCCAAATCATCCAGGGCCATTTGGACGATCTGGAAGGACGCCTGGACGGCCAGCTGGCCCTGGCCGGCACGCCGGACAGCCTGACCAAGGCGGCGGAGAACACCCGCCAGGCCTACAAGGCCGCCTTCAGCGTCCGCCGCACCCAGATCCTGGAGGCCAGCGCCGCCGGCACGCCCTATGCCTTTGACGCCAAGGAATACCGCAAGGGCAGCGTGCCGCAGCTGGAAAGCATCCTGGGCATCCGTGACGCCGCCATCGCCCAGGCGATCACCCTGGCGGACGCCCAGCATGCGGCCGCCCGCACCACCCTGGCGCTGGTGCTGGCGCTGCTGGTCGTCGCCGGCGGCGTGCTGGCCGGCATCGTCTGGCTGGTGGGACGCCGGGTGACCCGGCCGCTGTCGGTGCTGACCGGCGTGGTGATGAAGATCGCCGACGGCGACCACGATCTGGCCGTCCCCCTGACGGAACGCCATGACGAGATCGGGGAGATGGCCGGCGCCATCGCCACCCTGCGCAGCAACGCCAAGCAGGCCGACCTGCTGGCCGAACGCCAGCGGGCGGACGACGCGGCCAAGGAACAGCGGGGCCTGCGGCTGGAGGCGGCGACACGGGATTTCGCCACCTCCATCGACCAGGTGGTGAACACATTCTCCGGTGCGGAAAGGTCGCTGCGCGGTGCCGCCGACAGCCTGACCCTGTCGGCCGGCGACACCATCGCCCTGTCCAACACCGTGGCGGGGGCGGCGGACGAGACCTCCGGCAACGTCCAGACCGTGGCCGCCGCGGCCGAGGAACTGCACCAGTCCATCGCCGAGATCGCGCAGCAGATGGCCAACGCGACGCGGACCTCGGATGCGGCGGTGCGTGAGGCGTCCAGCACCAAGCAGTCCATCGACGGGCTGGTGACAGCCGCCCAGCGCATCGGCGACGTGGTGAAACTGATCACCGACATCGCCAGCCAGACCAACCTGCTGGCGCTGAACGCCACCATCGAGGCGGCACGGGCGGGTGAGGCCGGCAAGGGCTTCGCCGTGGTGGCCAGCGAGGTCAAGGCCCTGGCCGGGCAGACCGCCAAGGCGACGGAGGAGATCCAGGCCCAGGTGGCCGCCATCCAGGAAGAGACGTCCCGCGCCGTGGCCGCCATCGACGGCATCACCGGCATCATCGCCACCATGAGCCAGATCACCACCGGCGTGGCCTCGGCGGTGGAGGAACAGGGGGCGGCGACGCAAGAGATCGCCCGCAACGTCCAGCAGGCCTCGGTCGGCACGCGCGAGGTGTCGTCCAACATCGACGGCGTGCGCACCGCGGCGGATGAGACCGGCAACGCCGCGCGCAGCGTGCTCAGCTCCTCCGACGTGCTGGGCCGCGAGGCCGATACCCTGCGCGCCGTGGTCAGCACCTTCGTCGCCACCATCAAGGCGGCGTAA